In one Drosophila pseudoobscura strain MV-25-SWS-2005 chromosome X, UCI_Dpse_MV25, whole genome shotgun sequence genomic region, the following are encoded:
- the LOC4815019 gene encoding solute carrier family 46 member 3, whose translation MSPKDGSLDDATYAKYTVNHSPPSSPAAAARPPPEPAASAAGQEKMTPKATTTTTATDTTTTTTTPVKRTWREKFRLISNNITVEPILASYIMPSVLSNLATQNLNLEKACRVNMAYGDVVCDALTRRQTANYTMEEETVQQMVARMAAWKTVIQSMFPCLLILFWGSWSDRHRRRKPCMLIPVVGEFLGVVGLMLCVYFENTPMEVAALTEAIFPSLSGGWFTMLMGVFSYIADITTEEERTLRIGILNVCFSVGVPIGMAFSGVLLKQIGFYGVFSISAFFYVVAFVYGFWFLEEPVARPEKSPTQKSLLADFFDKEHVVQTFRVAFKKGENQRRKRVILLMIVVMVIIGPLHGEMAVTYLFTRFRFNWSEVEFSFFSTYAMFTGLIGVIFCVGILSHKLGIDDALVGVLSSTSKILSGFVYAFATVPWHMYLGGLVEIFNGTAFIAMRSIATKLVSKDELGKVNSLFGVAEALMPMVFAPMYTTLYAATLRVLPGAFFLLGGGLTMFSVVIFLWMYRFQVKQRRRLARTDAERASIKDPNGNINAIEALALASEAKGQMNGIISNVIHESLESHADAETPPPPPPVLGIENPAYVPEEGKTKEA comes from the exons ATGTCGCCCAAGGACGGTAGCCTGGATGATGCCACATATGCCAAATACACTGTCAATCATTCGCCCCCATCCTCGCCAGCGGCTGCAGCACGACCACCACCGGAACCGGCTGCTTCCGCTGCGGGCCAGGAAAAGATGacaccaaaagcaacaacaacaacaacagcaacagatacaacaacaacaacaacaacgcccGTTAAGCGAACATGGCGCGAAAAGTTTCGCCTGATATCCAACAATATCACGGTGGAGCCCATTCTCGCGTCGTACATTATGCCCAGCGTGCTGTCCAATTTGGCCACACAGAATCTCAATCTGGAGAAGGCCTGTCGCGTGAACATGGCATACGGGGATGTGGTGTGCGATGCCCTAACCCGCCGCCAGACAGCCAATTATACCAT GGAAGAGGAAACGGTTCAGCAGATGGTGGCTCGCATGGCCGCCTGGAAGACAGTGATCCAATCGATGTTCCCCTGCCTGTTGATCCTCTTTTGGGGCTCGTGGAGCgatcgccatcgccgtcgcaAGCCCTGCATGCTCATCCCAGTGGTGGGGGAATTTCTGGGCGTTGTGGGTCTCATGCTGTGCGTTTACTTTGAGAATACACCCATGGAGGTGGCGGCCCTGACCGAGGCCATCTTTCCCTCCCTCAGTGGGGGCTGGTTCACCATGCTGATGGGCGTTTTCAGCTACATTGCGGACATCACCACCGAAGAGGAGCGCACTCTAAGGATTGGCATACTCAACGTATGCTTCTCTGTGGGTGTGCCCATTGGTATGGCCTTCAGTGGGGTCCTACTCAA GCAAATCGGGTTCTACGGCGTCTTCTCCATATCGGCGTTCTTCTATGTGGTGGCCTTTGTGTATGGTTTCTGGTTCCTGGAGGAGCCGGTGGCCAGGCCCGAGAAGAGTCCCACGCAGAAGAGTCTGCTGGCCGATTTCTTCGACAAGGAGCATGTGGTCCAGACATTCCGTGTGGCCTTCAAGAAGGGCGAGAATCAACGCCGCAAGCGCGTCATTCTCCTGATGATCGTCGTGATGGTGATCATTGGTCCGCTGCACGGCGAAATGGCTGTGACGTATCTGTTCACGAGGTTCCGCTTCAACTGGTCGGAGGTGGAGTTCAGTTTCTTCTCCACCTATGCCATGTTCACGGGCCTCATCGGCGTGATCTTCTGCGTGGGCATCCTGTCGCACAAGCTGGGCATCGACGATGCCCTGGTGGGCGTCCTCTCGAGCACCTCGAAGATCCTGTCCGGGTTTGTCTATGCCTTTGCCACGGTGCCGTGGCACATGTATCTGGGCGGCCTGGTGGAGATCTTCAACGGCACGGCCTTCATTGCCATGCGCTCGATAGCCACGAAGCTCGTGTCCAAGGACGAGCTGGGGAAAGTGAACTCTCTGTTCGGTGTGGCGGAGGCCCTTATGCCCATGGTCTTTGCCCCCATGTACACGACGCTGTATGCGGCCACACTGAGGGTGCTGCCGGGCGCCTTCTTTCTGCTCGGCGGTGGCCTAACCATGTTCTCTGTTGTCATCTTCCT TTGGATGTACCGCTTCCAGGTGAAGCAACGTCGCCGTCTGGCGCGTACCGATGCGGAACGCGCCTCCATCAAGGATCCCAATGGCAACATCAACGCCATCGAGGCTCTGGCCTTGGCCAGTGAGGCCAAGGGTCAAATGAATGGCATCATTTCCAATGTGATACACGAGTCCCTCGAATCACATGCGGATGCGGAAactccaccaccaccgccgcctgTGCTGGGCATTGAGAATCCGGCCTATGTCCCAGAGGAGGGCAAGACCAAGGAGGCCTAG
- the Ag5r2 gene encoding antigen 5 like allergen Cul n 1 produces the protein MKFALFALLALAVGLAQGTDYCSWDICNGGSHIACGHSNWWDSACPGDAQLIDINDDYKWVFVHSHNDKRNYIAGGYDPNHNAACRMATMEWDDELAYLASLNVRQCEMRHDGCHNTDAFKYSGQNLAWLAYSGDLPDLGTVFDNSVQMWFDEVHNSNSGIIEGGYPSGYSGPAIGHFTVMMSERNTRVGCAASNYRRDGWNQVLVACNYATTNMIGRQIYSTCGWGAQGCGSGTNGEFGNLCSPSEWYDVNSW, from the exons ATGAAGTTCGCTCTGTTCGCTCTCCTCGCATTGGCCGTGGGTCTGGCCCAGGGCACGGACTACTGCTCGTGGGACATCTGCAATGGGGGATCGCATATCGCCTGCGGTCACAGCAACTGGTGGGACAGCGCCTGTCCCGGGGATGCGCAGCTGATCGACATCAACGATGACTACAAGTGGGTCTTTGTCCACTCGCACAACGACAAGAGGAACTACATTGCTGGTGGATACGATCCCAACCATAACGCCGCCTGCCGCATGGCCACCATGGAGTGGGACGACGAGCTGGCCTACCTGGCCTCCCTGAATGTCCGCCAGTGCGAGATGAGGCACGACGGCTGCCACAACACCGATGCCTTCAAGTACTCTGGCCAGAATCTCGCCTGGCTGGCCTACTCCGGCGATTTGCCCGACTTGGGCACCGTTTTCGACAACAGCGTCCAGATGTGGTTCGATGAGGTGCACAACTCCAACAGCGGCATCATCGAAGGTGGCTACCCCAGTGGCTACTCCGGACC GGCCATTGGTCACTTCACGGTGATGATGTCGGAGAGGAATACCCGTGTGGGCTGTGCCGCCTCCAATTACCGTCGCGATGGTTGGAACCAGGTCCTGGTCGCCTGCAACTATGCCACCACCAACATGATCGGCAGACAGATCTACTCCACCTGCGGCTGGGGCGCACAGGGCTGCGGTTCCGGCACCAATGGAGAGTTCGGTAACCTCTGCTCCCCCTCCGAGTGGTACGATGTGAATAGCTGGTAA
- the Ag5r gene encoding antigen 5 like allergen Cul n 1: MRNILIIVCVALALGIASATDYCQKSCGGTKNLGCDNKGEFASSCPAGATLLTLTDDQKAAIVARTNTYRNDIAGGLNANLSAACRMATIKWNDELAYLASLNVKSCQMTHDGCHNTDAFDWSGQNLAWMGWYEPLDIKHYVEWGVDMWYSEAVNTKQSYIDAYPTNYQGPAIGHFTVLVADRNTDVGCAVSTYPVEGQPYKAFLMACNYAATNVLGIKMYSSCPNAPATKCTTGTNPEYKNLCSANEVYDVNNLFY; this comes from the coding sequence ATGCGTAACATCCTGATCATCGTCTGTGTGGCATTGGCCCTGGGCATTGCCTCGGCCACGGACTACTGCCAAAAAAGCTGCGGCGGCACAAAGAATCTTGGCTGCGACAATAAGGGCGAATTTGCCTCTAGTTGCCCCGCGGGCGCCACCCTGCTGACCCTCACCGACGACCAGAAGGCCGCCATTGTGGCCAGGACCAACACGTACCGCAATGACATCGCTGGAGGCCTGAATGCCAATCTGAGCGCCGCCTGTCGCATGGCCACCATCAAGTGGAACGACGAACTGGCCTACCTGGCCTCCCTGAACGTCAAGAGCTGCCAGATGACCCACGACGGCTGCCACAACACCGATGCCTTCGACTGGTCCGGCCAGAACCTCGCCTGGATGGGCTGGTACGAGCCCCTGGACATCAAGCACTATGTGGAGTGGGGCGTGGACATGTGGTACAGCGAGGCCGTGAACACCAAGCAGTCCTACATCGATGCCTATCCGACGAACTACCAGGGTCCGGCTATAGGTCACTTCACCGTCCTGGTGGCCGATCGCAATACGGATGTGGGATGCGCCGTGTCCACCTACCCGGTGGAGGGCCAGCCCTACAAGGCCTTCCTCATGGCCTGCAACTATGCGGCCACCAATGTCCTGGGCATCAAGATGTACAGTTCCTGCCCCAATGCACCGGCCACCAAATGCACCACCGGCACCAATCCCGAATACAAGAATCTGTGCAGCGCCAACGAGGTCTACGATGTGAATAATCTTTTCTACTAA